A genome region from Phocoena sinus isolate mPhoSin1 chromosome 16, mPhoSin1.pri, whole genome shotgun sequence includes the following:
- the CSTF2T gene encoding cleavage stimulation factor subunit 2 tau variant isoform X3, translated as MSSLTVRDPAMDRSLRSVFVGNIPYEATEEQLKDIFSEVGSVVSFRLVYDRETGKPKGYGFCEYQDQETALSAMRNLNGREFSGRALRVDNAASEKNKEELKSLGPAAPIIDSPYGDPIDPEDAPESITRAVASLPPEQMFELMKQMKLCVQNSHQEARNMLLQNPQLAYALLQAQVVMRIMDPEIALKILHRKIHVTPLIPGKSQSVSGPGPGLCPGPNVLLNQQNPPAPQPQHLARRPVKDIPPLMQTPIQGGIPAPGPIPAAVAGPGPGPGPLTPGGAMQPQVGMPGVGPVPLERGQVQISDPRAPMSRGPMTAGGLPPRGLLGDAPNDPRGGTLLSVTGEVEPRGYLGPPHQGPPMHHASGHDNRGPSSHDMRGGPLGDPRLLIGEPRGPMIDQRGLPMDGRGSRDSRGMETRAMETEVLETRVMERRGMETCAMEARGMEARGMDARGMEMRGPGPSSRGPMTGGIQGAGPINMGAGGPQGPRQVASISGVGNPGAGMQGAGMQGAGMQGAGMQGAGMQGAGMQGASMQGAGKQGGGQPSSFSPGQSQVTPQDQEKAALIMQVLQLTADQIAMLPPEQRQSILILKEQIQKSTGAS; from the exons ATGTCGAGTTTGACGGTGAGAGACCCGGCAATGGATCGATCACTGCGTTCCGTGTTCGTGGGAAACATTCCGTATGAGGCAACGGAGGAGCAGTTGAAGGACATTTTCTCCGAGGTTGGTTCCGTTGTGAGTTTCCGGCTGGTATACGATAGAGAGACGGGAAAACCTAAGGGTTATGGTTTCTGCGAGTACCAAGACCAGGAGACCGCGCTTAGTGCCATGCGGAACCTTAACGGGCGGGAGTTCAGCGGGAGAGCGCTTCGGGTGGACAATGCTGCCAGTGAAAAGAACAAGGAGGAGTTAAAGAGCCTAGGGCCTGCAGCGCCCATCATTGACTCACCCTATGGGGACCCCATCGATCCAGAAGATGCCCCTGAGTCAATTACCAGAGCAGTCGCTAGTCTGCCCCCGGAGCAGATGTTTGAGCTGATGAAGCAGATGAAGCTCTGTGTCCAAAACAGTCACCAGGAAGCTCGAAATATGTTACTTCAAAACCCACAACTGGCTTATGCGCTGTTGCAGGCTCAAGTAGTGATGAGAATCATGGATCCAGAGATTGCTCTGAAAATTCTGCATCGCAAAATACATGTCACACCACTCATCCCAGGCAAATCTCAATCCGtttctggccctggccctggcctttGCCCAGGACCTAATGTTCTGCTCAACCAGCAGAATCCTCCAGCCCCCCAGCCTCAGCATTTGGCCAGAAGACCTGTGAAAGACATCCCTCCTCTGATGCAGACCCCTATCCAGGGTGGAATTCCAGCCCCGGGCCCAATTCCAGCTGCAGTtgctggccctggccctggccctggccccttAACTCCTGGTGGAGCAATGCAGCCCCAAGTTGGAATGCCAGGGGTTGGTCCGGTGCCCTTAGAGCGGGGACAGGTGCAGATATCAGATCCTAGAGCTCCAATGTCTCGTGGACCCATGACTGCTGGTGGCTTACCTCCTCGAGGACTGTTAGGGGATGCTCCAAATGACCCACGTGGAGGAACTTTGCTTTCAGTCACTGGAGAAGTAGAGCCCAGAGGCTATCTTGGCCCACCACATCAGGGTCCTCCAATGCACCATGCGTCTGGTCATGACAACCGGGGCCCTTCCTCACATGACATGAGGGGAGGGCCATTAGGAGATCCCAGACTGCTCATTGGAGAACCCAGAGGACCCATGATAGATCAAAGGGGTCTACCTATGGATGGTAGAGGTAGCAGAGATTCTCGAGGGATGGAGACTCGAGCCATGGAAACTGAGGTCTTAGAGACACGAGTAATGGAGAGAAGAGGAATGGAAACTTGTGCAATGGAAGCCAGAGGGATGGAAGCGAGAGGCATGGATGCAAGAGGAATGGAGATGAGGGGCCCTGGCCCCAGTTCAAGAGGCCCTATGACTGGGGGAATTCAGGGTGCTGGTCCTATTAATATGGGGGCAGGTGGTCCTCAGGGACCCAGACAGGTCGCAAGCATTTCAGGGGTGGGAAATCCTGGAGCTGGCATGCAGGGGGCAGGTATGCAAGGAGCTGGCATGCAGGGGGCAGGTATGCAAGGAGCAGGCATGCAGGGGGCAG GCATGCAGGGAGCAAGCATGCAAGGGGCAGGCAAGCAAGGTGGAGGCCAGCCTAGCAGTTTTAGTCCTGGGCAGAGTCAGGTAACCCCACAGGATCAAGAAAAGGCAGCTTTGATCATGCAGGTTCTTCAACTGACTGCAGATCAGATTGCCATGCTGCCTCCTGAGCAAAGGCAGAGTATCCTGATTTTAAAGGAACAAATCCAGAAATCTACTGGAGCTTCTTAA
- the CSTF2T gene encoding cleavage stimulation factor subunit 2 tau variant isoform X1 → MSSLTVRDPAMDRSLRSVFVGNIPYEATEEQLKDIFSEVGSVVSFRLVYDRETGKPKGYGFCEYQDQETALSAMRNLNGREFSGRALRVDNAASEKNKEELKSLGPAAPIIDSPYGDPIDPEDAPESITRAVASLPPEQMFELMKQMKLCVQNSHQEARNMLLQNPQLAYALLQAQVVMRIMDPEIALKILHRKIHVTPLIPGKSQSVSGPGPGLCPGPNVLLNQQNPPAPQPQHLARRPVKDIPPLMQTPIQGGIPAPGPIPAAVAGPGPGPGPLTPGGAMQPQVGMPGVGPVPLERGQVQISDPRAPMSRGPMTAGGLPPRGLLGDAPNDPRGGTLLSVTGEVEPRGYLGPPHQGPPMHHASGHDNRGPSSHDMRGGPLGDPRLLIGEPRGPMIDQRGLPMDGRGSRDSRGMETRAMETEVLETRVMERRGMETCAMEARGMEARGMDARGMEMRGPGPSSRGPMTGGIQGAGPINMGAGGPQGPRQVASISGVGNPGAGMQGAGMQGAGMQGAGMQGAGMQGAGMQGAGMQGAGMQGAGMQGAGMQGAGMQGAGMQGAGMQGAGMQGAGMQGAGMQGAGMQGAGMQGAGMQGAGMQGAGMQGAGMQGAGMQGAGMQGAGMQGAGMQGAGMQGAGMQGAGMQGAGMQGASIQGTGMQGASMQGAGKQGGGQPSSFSPGQSQVTPQDQEKAALIMQVLQLTADQIAMLPPEQRQSILILKEQIQKSTGAS, encoded by the coding sequence ATGTCGAGTTTGACGGTGAGAGACCCGGCAATGGATCGATCACTGCGTTCCGTGTTCGTGGGAAACATTCCGTATGAGGCAACGGAGGAGCAGTTGAAGGACATTTTCTCCGAGGTTGGTTCCGTTGTGAGTTTCCGGCTGGTATACGATAGAGAGACGGGAAAACCTAAGGGTTATGGTTTCTGCGAGTACCAAGACCAGGAGACCGCGCTTAGTGCCATGCGGAACCTTAACGGGCGGGAGTTCAGCGGGAGAGCGCTTCGGGTGGACAATGCTGCCAGTGAAAAGAACAAGGAGGAGTTAAAGAGCCTAGGGCCTGCAGCGCCCATCATTGACTCACCCTATGGGGACCCCATCGATCCAGAAGATGCCCCTGAGTCAATTACCAGAGCAGTCGCTAGTCTGCCCCCGGAGCAGATGTTTGAGCTGATGAAGCAGATGAAGCTCTGTGTCCAAAACAGTCACCAGGAAGCTCGAAATATGTTACTTCAAAACCCACAACTGGCTTATGCGCTGTTGCAGGCTCAAGTAGTGATGAGAATCATGGATCCAGAGATTGCTCTGAAAATTCTGCATCGCAAAATACATGTCACACCACTCATCCCAGGCAAATCTCAATCCGtttctggccctggccctggcctttGCCCAGGACCTAATGTTCTGCTCAACCAGCAGAATCCTCCAGCCCCCCAGCCTCAGCATTTGGCCAGAAGACCTGTGAAAGACATCCCTCCTCTGATGCAGACCCCTATCCAGGGTGGAATTCCAGCCCCGGGCCCAATTCCAGCTGCAGTtgctggccctggccctggccctggccccttAACTCCTGGTGGAGCAATGCAGCCCCAAGTTGGAATGCCAGGGGTTGGTCCGGTGCCCTTAGAGCGGGGACAGGTGCAGATATCAGATCCTAGAGCTCCAATGTCTCGTGGACCCATGACTGCTGGTGGCTTACCTCCTCGAGGACTGTTAGGGGATGCTCCAAATGACCCACGTGGAGGAACTTTGCTTTCAGTCACTGGAGAAGTAGAGCCCAGAGGCTATCTTGGCCCACCACATCAGGGTCCTCCAATGCACCATGCGTCTGGTCATGACAACCGGGGCCCTTCCTCACATGACATGAGGGGAGGGCCATTAGGAGATCCCAGACTGCTCATTGGAGAACCCAGAGGACCCATGATAGATCAAAGGGGTCTACCTATGGATGGTAGAGGTAGCAGAGATTCTCGAGGGATGGAGACTCGAGCCATGGAAACTGAGGTCTTAGAGACACGAGTAATGGAGAGAAGAGGAATGGAAACTTGTGCAATGGAAGCCAGAGGGATGGAAGCGAGAGGCATGGATGCAAGAGGAATGGAGATGAGGGGCCCTGGCCCCAGTTCAAGAGGCCCTATGACTGGGGGAATTCAGGGTGCTGGTCCTATTAATATGGGGGCAGGTGGTCCTCAGGGACCCAGACAGGTCGCAAGCATTTCAGGGGTGGGAAATCCTGGAGCTGGCATGCAGGGGGCAGGTATGCAAGGAGCTGGCATGCAGGGGGCAGGTATGCAAGGAGCAGGCATGCAGGGGGCAGGTATGCAAGGAGCAGGCATGCAGGGGGCAGGTATGCAAGGAGCAGGCATGCAGGGGGCAGGTATGCAAGGAGCAGGCATGCAGGGGGCAGGTATGCAAGGAGCAGGCATGCAGGGGGCAGGTATGCAGGGAGCAGGCATGCAGGGGGCAGGTATGCAGGGAGCAGGCATGCAGGGGGCAGGTATGCAGGGAGCAGGCATGCAGGGGGCAGGTATGCAGGGAGCAGGCATGCAGGGAGCAGGTATGCAGGGAGCAGGCATGCAGGGGGCAGGCATGCAAGGAGCAGGCATGCAGGGGGCAGGCATGCAGGGAGCAGGCATGCAGGGGGCAGGTATGCAGGGAGCAGGCATGCAGGGGGCAGGCATGCAGGGGGCGAGTATACAAGGGACAGGCATGCAGGGAGCAAGCATGCAAGGGGCAGGCAAGCAAGGTGGAGGCCAGCCTAGCAGTTTTAGTCCTGGGCAGAGTCAGGTAACCCCACAGGATCAAGAAAAGGCAGCTTTGATCATGCAGGTTCTTCAACTGACTGCAGATCAGATTGCCATGCTGCCTCCTGAGCAAAGGCAGAGTATCCTGATTTTAAAGGAACAAATCCAGAAATCTACTGGAGCTTCTTAA
- the CSTF2T gene encoding cleavage stimulation factor subunit 2 tau variant isoform X2 encodes MSSLTVRDPAMDRSLRSVFVGNIPYEATEEQLKDIFSEVGSVVSFRLVYDRETGKPKGYGFCEYQDQETALSAMRNLNGREFSGRALRVDNAASEKNKEELKSLGPAAPIIDSPYGDPIDPEDAPESITRAVASLPPEQMFELMKQMKLCVQNSHQEARNMLLQNPQLAYALLQAQVVMRIMDPEIALKILHRKIHVTPLIPGKSQSVSGPGPGLCPGPNVLLNQQNPPAPQPQHLARRPVKDIPPLMQTPIQGGIPAPGPIPAAVAGPGPGPGPLTPGGAMQPQVGMPGVGPVPLERGQVQISDPRAPMSRGPMTAGGLPPRGLLGDAPNDPRGGTLLSVTGEVEPRGYLGPPHQGPPMHHASGHDNRGPSSHDMRGGPLGDPRLLIGEPRGPMIDQRGLPMDGRGSRDSRGMETRAMETEVLETRVMERRGMETCAMEARGMEARGMDARGMEMRGPGPSSRGPMTGGIQGAGPINMGAGGPQGPRQVASISGVGNPGAGMQGAGMQGAGMQGAGMQGAGMQGAGMQGAGMQGAGMQGAGMQGAGMQGAGMQGAGMQGAGMQGAGMQGAGMQGAGMQGAGMQGAGMQGAGMQGAGMQGAGMQGAGMQGASMQGAGKQGGGQPSSFSPGQSQVTPQDQEKAALIMQVLQLTADQIAMLPPEQRQSILILKEQIQKSTGAS; translated from the exons ATGTCGAGTTTGACGGTGAGAGACCCGGCAATGGATCGATCACTGCGTTCCGTGTTCGTGGGAAACATTCCGTATGAGGCAACGGAGGAGCAGTTGAAGGACATTTTCTCCGAGGTTGGTTCCGTTGTGAGTTTCCGGCTGGTATACGATAGAGAGACGGGAAAACCTAAGGGTTATGGTTTCTGCGAGTACCAAGACCAGGAGACCGCGCTTAGTGCCATGCGGAACCTTAACGGGCGGGAGTTCAGCGGGAGAGCGCTTCGGGTGGACAATGCTGCCAGTGAAAAGAACAAGGAGGAGTTAAAGAGCCTAGGGCCTGCAGCGCCCATCATTGACTCACCCTATGGGGACCCCATCGATCCAGAAGATGCCCCTGAGTCAATTACCAGAGCAGTCGCTAGTCTGCCCCCGGAGCAGATGTTTGAGCTGATGAAGCAGATGAAGCTCTGTGTCCAAAACAGTCACCAGGAAGCTCGAAATATGTTACTTCAAAACCCACAACTGGCTTATGCGCTGTTGCAGGCTCAAGTAGTGATGAGAATCATGGATCCAGAGATTGCTCTGAAAATTCTGCATCGCAAAATACATGTCACACCACTCATCCCAGGCAAATCTCAATCCGtttctggccctggccctggcctttGCCCAGGACCTAATGTTCTGCTCAACCAGCAGAATCCTCCAGCCCCCCAGCCTCAGCATTTGGCCAGAAGACCTGTGAAAGACATCCCTCCTCTGATGCAGACCCCTATCCAGGGTGGAATTCCAGCCCCGGGCCCAATTCCAGCTGCAGTtgctggccctggccctggccctggccccttAACTCCTGGTGGAGCAATGCAGCCCCAAGTTGGAATGCCAGGGGTTGGTCCGGTGCCCTTAGAGCGGGGACAGGTGCAGATATCAGATCCTAGAGCTCCAATGTCTCGTGGACCCATGACTGCTGGTGGCTTACCTCCTCGAGGACTGTTAGGGGATGCTCCAAATGACCCACGTGGAGGAACTTTGCTTTCAGTCACTGGAGAAGTAGAGCCCAGAGGCTATCTTGGCCCACCACATCAGGGTCCTCCAATGCACCATGCGTCTGGTCATGACAACCGGGGCCCTTCCTCACATGACATGAGGGGAGGGCCATTAGGAGATCCCAGACTGCTCATTGGAGAACCCAGAGGACCCATGATAGATCAAAGGGGTCTACCTATGGATGGTAGAGGTAGCAGAGATTCTCGAGGGATGGAGACTCGAGCCATGGAAACTGAGGTCTTAGAGACACGAGTAATGGAGAGAAGAGGAATGGAAACTTGTGCAATGGAAGCCAGAGGGATGGAAGCGAGAGGCATGGATGCAAGAGGAATGGAGATGAGGGGCCCTGGCCCCAGTTCAAGAGGCCCTATGACTGGGGGAATTCAGGGTGCTGGTCCTATTAATATGGGGGCAGGTGGTCCTCAGGGACCCAGACAGGTCGCAAGCATTTCAGGGGTGGGAAATCCTGGAGCTGGCATGCAGGGGGCAGGTATGCAAGGAGCTGGCATGCAGGGGGCAGGTATGCAAGGAGCAGGCATGCAGGGGGCAGGTATGCAAGGAGCAGGCATGCAGGGGGCAGGTATGCAAGGAGCAGGCATGCAGGGGGCAGGTATGCAAGGAGCAGGCATGCAGGGGGCAGGTATGCAAGGAGCAGGCATGCAGGGGGCAGGTATGCAGGGAGCAGGCATGCAGGGGGCAGGTATGCAGGGAGCAGGCATGCAGGGGGCAGGTATGCAGGGAGCAGGCATGCAGGGGGCAGGTATGCAGGGAGCAGGCATGCAGGGAGCAG GCATGCAGGGAGCAAGCATGCAAGGGGCAGGCAAGCAAGGTGGAGGCCAGCCTAGCAGTTTTAGTCCTGGGCAGAGTCAGGTAACCCCACAGGATCAAGAAAAGGCAGCTTTGATCATGCAGGTTCTTCAACTGACTGCAGATCAGATTGCCATGCTGCCTCCTGAGCAAAGGCAGAGTATCCTGATTTTAAAGGAACAAATCCAGAAATCTACTGGAGCTTCTTAA